Part of the Vigna unguiculata cultivar IT97K-499-35 chromosome 3, ASM411807v1, whole genome shotgun sequence genome, atggtGGGGACGAAGCAAAGCCAAAGTGTCATGGAGCAATTGTTCCACATGTTGCTGATGGAGAGGTTGACTATCTCTAAATTGCGTGAACTCGTTGTAATGGCGTTGTTGTTGCAAGTGGAGCTCAGCAAGGGACTAATGGATACGGTTAAATGCCTCAGCATGAGACTCTGTAGTGCTTGATGGCACCTGAGAAGGGGGAAAAAGTGGGGGAGGAGAGGAATGGTGTGCATCAGATGCTGAGAATGTCCATATATCTCTACCATACACTGTAGTAAAGGCAGGATTAGGGAGAGGTTGTGGTGGCATGCCTTCTATAGAATTCATCACCAAATAGTATTGACCATCTCGTTTAACCAACATGTCATTGTTGACAAGCATATCAAGATCAATACGAGATGTCCCCAGAATTGGCTTATCATCCTCCAAGGGAATGTTGAAATGGAGAGCAATAGTTGTGATCAGCCCACCAATTGCGATGTTTCCTGAAGAGGCTTTTCCAACCTTTGTGAGCTGACGAGCCAACCATGCACCGGAGTCTAGGTGAAAATCATTGACCATACCCCACATAAATAACAACTCTGATTTTCTCACAACAGTAGTGCTATCACCCCTTGCAAACAGTGTGTGAGCTAATAAGCGATGAGCATAACGAAAACAGGGATGATGAATATGGGATTCTTTGGAATCTGATGAAACAAACTGACTAACAGTGGATAAATGACACCAAAAAGCATGTTCATTAAAAATACGAGGATACCTCCTCTCACCACCACTAGGAAACCCAAAAATAGCATTTAACTCAGCCAATTCAAGAGTATAATCAGTGTTATGTAATCAGAACTTAATCAACCCCTCTTCGCAATTCTTTCCCTGCAAAATCTCTACGCTCACAGAACTGAGGAATTCAAGAGTAATCCTCTCATAAGCAAGGTTTTTCAAACTGGTAAAAGTGGTCCAACCAATATGTCTCAGCATAGCAGTCATTTCTTCTAACATTCCCAATGTATTCAAAGAATTTTCATCAAGATACCGTGTAGGGAGAATCACTCGCTTGTTTAGAGAAGCATACCTCtgtttttgttcttcattttggAAAATAATTCCATGGCCATTGTCTGCAGATGAAGAAGCATGCCTACGTTTTCTTGTGTCGGCCGACCGTCCCACTGTTTGAGAATACGCTGATGGCGCACAAGGTGGTGCAAGAGAAGGTCTAGGTACGAGAGAGGTTCGAGATGCGGAAGATACTCGAAGTTCTGATGGAGCAGGAGCGTTTGGAGAGGCTCGAGATTCTTCTTCTTGAGTGGGTTGAGGTTTCTGTGGAATGGGTTGCGATGACGAAGAAGGAGACGAACTCACAGTGACTGGCACAGAGACTTTAACTGGGTGGGGAAGTTTCTTGATCGAAAGGAGGCGGCTAGAACGGCAGCGCATTGTTGGAGAGGGAAACGGTGGCCGGTGGATGGTGGATGGTAGAGACGTGACGGAGGAGGGTTAAAAGTGGGCTCTGACGTGAATGGAAGCTTTAGGGTTTTGGAGGGTGAAAAGAAATTACCCCTCTCGCACCCGTAATCTTCTTCTGttcacccttttttttttcttttctcgtttttttttcattttttttcgttttttttagCAATTTCACAATTGGGAAATTGGGGATTGCTTGCGATTATAAACAAGACAGGCTAGATAATGTCACAATTGGGAAATTGGGCATATCTAATTAGTTTGCAATAGAGATTATTATTgatgttttatgattttattgaatttttgtaaactGACCTAAGGAATTAGGGGTTCGAATTCAATAAATAGATTTTACCTACTAAGGGATTAGGGGTAAAACAACTCTCAGTAAACTCAAGTGGATGATTACATTACTTGCATCAATGGAAAAGGAGTaaaattttataggaaaaagtACGAAATCAATCCTCTAACGATTCTTCTCttgattaaagtttttgttataaCTTTTATGCTTGCAAGTACATTGATTCACATTTGCTCAAAATTACGTAAATTAGGAATCTAGTATTCAACAAGTCAATCCTAGAGGACGATATTTTATTACTACGTTAACGATTGGTTCACTTGCCAAACGTTCATCAagtttttggcgccgttgccggggattGATTTTTCTGTTGATATTAGTGATCTAATTTGCTTGagatttgagttttaatttttagttattcaaaattgtttgtgttttcagtttgttgttttttctgttttaattATCTTGTTTGTTGTTAATTGTTTTCACGTGATTTTGTTGTTAGAATCTTGTGTCTTTAAGTGTTTGTGCGAGGTACAGTTGCAGAAAAAATCTTGCTTTTTGACCCAGAAATTGAACGTACTGCTAGACATAATAGGAGTATCGTAAGAAAGAAGAAGCAAGAAAGGAAAGCAGGGCCATCAATTGATAAGAAGGAGCACATATCAACAATGGCTGAGGAACAACCTACGAGGAGGACTTTGCTTGACTACTCGATgccaaatacaaataattaccAAGGGAGCATCGTGAGACCTCCTATTCAAgccaacaattttgaaatcaagCCGACACTATTACAAGTCATCCAGCAGAATCAATTCGGAGGTGCAGGTTCAGAGGATCCTAATTCTCATTTGGAGAATTTTCTGGCCATTTGTGACACTTTGAAGATTAATGGAGTTTCAGATGATGCAATCCGCTTGAGGCCTTTTCCTTTCTCGTTAAGGGATAAAGCTAAAAGCTGGCTTCATACACAACCTCAAGGTAGTATTTGTACAAGGGAAGATATGGCTACAAAATTTGTAACCAAATAATTTCCTCCATCCAAGTCAGCAAGAATGAGGAATGAAATTACTACTTTGGTGCAACAAGAAACTGAATCGTTGTACGAGGCTTAGGAAAGGTACAAGGAGCTATTGAGGAAATGTCCACATCACGCTTTACCAGATTGGTTGCAAGTCCAAATATTCTATAATGGTCTTGTACCATCTTTTAAAGCAATTCTGGATGCAGCAAGTGGAGGATCgttcaatttgaaaacacctGAGGAAGCTTTGGAGACTTTGGAGTTAATGGTAAGTAATGCAATGAATATGCAGTTTGACCGGCAAAATAGAAAAGCTGGAGTGTTGGAGGTTAATACTTTGGATGCTATCCTTGCCCAAAACAAGTTGTTAACACAACAAATTACCGAGTTGACGCAGAAGTTGGGGAATATGCAAGCAAAAGCAGTTAATACAACGTCTCTACCATGTGATTTTTGTGGAGGAATGCATCAAAATGGTGAGTGCCAAGTAACTCAACAAGAGGCGCAGGTGAATGCAATGGGACAACAACAAAATCAGTTTTCTACTAATTTTTCAAATTGGAGGAGCCCACTAAATAAACCTTGGAGTGGTTCAAATCAACCCAATCAACCAAGGCCTCCTTATCAATATCAAGCACAATCTAGTAACCAAGGAAACAAGATGTCTACGTTGGAGAGTGCTGTGGAGAAATTAACTGTGCAAACCTCAACATTTGTGGAGCAAACTTCTAATTTTATGAATGAGACAAGGACTAATTTCAAGAATCAGGAAGCTTCAATCCGGAAGTTGGAGAATCAAATTGGTCAACTTTCACGACAAATTTCGGAGAGGCCTCCTGGAACATTCCCCAGTGACACCGTTCCAAACCCAAAGGAGCAATGTAAGGCAATTCAATTGAGGAGTGGGAGGTTggttgaaaatgagaaaaagagtGAGGTGAGTAGCGAGAAAAATGCACAAGGAGATGACATTGTAAAAGAGAGTGAAAAAAATGAGTGGAAAAATTGTGAGGAGAAGTGTGAGGAGgagagtgagagagaaaaaaatgaagagagtGAAAAAGGTAAAATGAGAGAATATGTTCCTACAATCCCATTTCCTCAAAGGTTGAAGAAGAAAGATCAAGAGAAACAATTTGCAAGATTTCTTGATGTCTTTAAGAAGCTCCATATAAATATCCCATTTGCAGAGGCATTGGAACAAATGCCAAGCTATGCGAAATTTACGAAGGATTTGTTGTCTAGGAAGAGGAAGCTGCAAGAAGATGAAACCATAATGCTTACAGAGGAGTGCAGTGCaataattcaacaaaaattaCCTCCCAAGTTGAAGGATCCATGAAGCTTTGTGATTCCATGTGAGATTGGAAATATAATGGTGAGTAAGGCATTGTGTGATCTTGGAGCAAGCATTAATATGATGCctttatccatttttaaaagGTTGGGTATTGGAGAAGTGAAGCCTACTATGATAACTCTCCAATTGGCGGATCGTTCAGTGACATCCATATGGAGTAGTGGAGGACGTCTTAGTAAAGGTGGATAAATTTATCTTTCCAGCTGATTTTGTGGTCCTTGACATGGAAGAAGATACTAAAGTTCCAATTATATTGGGAAGACCATTCTTAGCCATGGGAAGAGCATTGATAGATGTACAACAAGGCAAGTTGATGTTAAGAGTGGCCGATGATAAAGTCACATTTTCCATAAGTGAAGCAATGAAACACAAGGTGGAAAAGGAGGATTGTTTTCGAGCTGAAATTATTGAGTCTTTGGTGTATAAAGAAATGGATAATCATGGGAGGAAGAGTCCATTAGAGCTCACTTTGTTATCAGGTATGCAAGCGGATGAGTTATTGGCAGAAGTGAGTGATGAAGAGGTGGTTCAATGTGCACATCAATTACAAGTTCTTAAGCCTTTATTCAGTTCTACCAGAAGAGTAGAAGATCTCAACAGGAGTGAAGGTGGAGGAAATGAGACATCCAAGGTAGAATTAAAACCACTTCCTTCTCACCTTAAATACAGTTTCTTAGATGAGAAAAAGCTCAATCCTGTCAttatatgatgaaggattgaccccaaccaaggatggaggcacatgcttaagaagactaagcatgtttagaaaggaagttcattaatccttcatccctttcatttgtgtttgttatttttgattccctaagttgacttagttgaatcaaatttagttgacttgttgacctttgactaggtttgacttgttgactatagttgacttcacttaagccaacatgctaatctatgtttatttgctttgtaggttaattaggagtaagaaagcaatgctaggtggcgtatggtgattggggagcataaatgatgtggatgagagagtaaagcaaaggcataaagcataaagtaaaaggcataaaacaagtgtacctatgtacctttggtctcctttgtttttagcacactttggccactttttggagacatatgagacacattctttgtctccttttgtgctagaacgaaattagccttacacacaccatagttggctcttttgtctctcatttttgtaaccttatttgacctagtttctagaagctagggttaggtttttgtagagacatccttaggtatcttttatttgcttagaggcccttaaactcttctatataaggggtgctcctagacatgtaaaagggttgaacattttgaagtaaaaatactcttgtgtctcaaccatttgtgagagtttcctcccttgggagtgaaacttttaagccttatcttgcatagcaagtggcggcacacatccactcatcttcaaggttgccatggcttctagcctagccttgtagtggcgtgcttctcacatttttaccattcctttcctttccattttatgttttcttcttcctttaattgttcttggttttctatgatttatgtgctttccatttcctttttgttttgaatcaatccatcatcttcttctcttgagctttgtgaaaggaaccttcacatctagatagcttgctatcttaatgtccagtggggatttcgcttagctttcttaatcaactcacaccatattcaataatcataaaaaggaacaaggtaatccttcatcattataAGCAATGAACTTACTGTTGTTGAGGAAGAAGAGCTTGTAAAGGTGTTGAGGAAGTACAAATCTACTATAGGTTGGCAAATTGATGATTTACAAGGTATTAGTCCTACGGTGTGCATGCACAAAATTTATTTGGAAGATAACTTCAAACCTATCCGACAACCACAAAGAAGGCTCAATCCCACAATGAAAGATGTGGTGAGGAAAGAAGTGATAAAGCTATTAGATGCGGGCATTATTTATCCAATTTCGGATAGTGAGTGGGTGAGCCCGGTTCATGTGGTGCCTAAGAAAGGTGGGATGACagttgtgaaaaatgaaaagaatgaaCTCATTCCCACAAGAAAGGTGACTGGGTGGCGCATGTGCATTGACTACAGAAGACTTAATCAAGCTACAAGGAAGGACCATTTTCCCCTCCCATTTATAGATCAAATGCTTGAGAAATTGGCTGGACATGAATACTATTGTTTTCTAGATGGCTACTCTGGTTACAACCAAATAGTTGTAGCTCCTGAAGATCAAGAGAAGACAGCGTTTACATGCCCTTATGGAGGCATACAGGAGGATGCCCTTTGGTCTCTGCAATGCACCTGCAACATTTCAAAGGTGTATGTATTCCATTTTCTCTGATTTGATTGAAAATTGCACTGAAATCTTCATGGATGATTTTTCTGTATTTGGCTCTTCATTTGATTCTTGTCTATTTAATTTGACCTTGGTGTTGAAAAGATGTCAATAAACTAATTTAGTGCTAAATTGGGAAAAATGTCAATTTATGGTAAAGGAGGGAATTTTTCTTGGTCATCAAATTTCTGCTAAAGGCATTGAGATTGATAAAGCAAAGGTGGAAATCATTGAACAATTACCTCCTCCATTGAATGTAAAAGGGGTAAGGAGTTTTTTAGGACATGCAGGTTTTTATAGGCGATTTATTAaagatttttctaaaattgcAAAGCCTATGACAAACCTTCTTGAAAAAGAAGCCACTTTTGTGTTTGATGATGCATGTTTGGAAGCATTCATAACTTTAAAGAAATAACTTGTCTCTGCTCCTATAATTACAGCACCTATCTGGTCTTTACCATTTGAACTTATGTGTGATGCTAGTGATTATGCTGTGGGTGCTGTATTAGGACAGAGAAAAGACAAAGTGTTTCATGTGATTTATTATGCCAGTCGTGTATTGAATAAGGCTCAAAAGAATTATGCCACGACTGAGAAAGAATTGCTTGCTATAGTGTTTGCTTTTGATAAATTTAGATCCTATCTTGTGGGATCTAAAGTTATTGTTTAAACTGATCATGCTGCTTTGAGGTATTTGTTTGCTAAACAGGATGCCAAGCCATGATTAATCCATTGGATTCTTTTGTTACAAGAGTTTGACTTGGAAATTCGGGATAAGCAAGGGAAGCAGAATTTAATAGCTGACCACCTTTCAAGACTGAAAATTGGTGAGGATGATGCTCGAGAAATACAACCTATTTCAGAGGAGTTTCCAGATGAGCAGTTATTAGCCATTACTTCTTTGCCACGGGTTTGCAGACTTTGCCAATTTCAAAGTAGCCGGTATAATTCCTCATGACTTGAGTTTTCAGCAGAGAAAGAAATTCTTGCATGATGTTAAAAGTTATTTCTGGGATGATCCTCTATTGTTTAGAAGATGTGGTGATGGTATCATTAGGCGATGTGTTCCTGAGACTGAGTTTGAGAGTATCTTGTGGCATTGTCATGGATCTGATTATGGGGGGCACTTTAGTGTTACGAGAACAACTTCTAAAGTTTTACAAAGTGGCTTCTATTGGCCTACTCTCTTTAAAGATGCTCGTGGTTTTATTGAGAAGTGTGACAGATGTCAAAGGGTAGGAAATATTTCAAAGAGAAATGAGATGCCTCTAAACAACATTTTGGAAGTGGAAATTTTTTATGtgtggggtattgattttatgaggccatttccatcatctttttcaaaCCATTATATTTTGGTTGTAGTGGATTATGTGTCAAAATGGGTGGAGGCTAGGGCATTACCATCGAATGATGCTAAAGTGGTAATTTCTTTCATTAAGAAGCACATATTTTCTAGATTTGGGGTACCCAGAGCAATCATTAGTGATGGAGGTTCACATTTTCATAACAAGAAATTTGCAGCACTGTTAGGTAAATATGGTGTTAACCACAAGATCGCCACTCCTTATCATCCACAAACCAGTGGGCAAGTGGAAATTTCCAATCGAGAGTTGAAGAGAATTTTAGAGAAAGTTGTGAGTTCATCAAGGAAAGATTggtctaggaaactagatgatGTACTTTGGGCTTACCGTACAACTTTTAAAACTCCTATTGGAATGTCTCCAtcatttatatatgtttgaGAAAAAAACTTTCTCAACATCACAAATCATATCCTCCAATTGGTCATCCATGATGGAATCAACAAACTCTTTAGTTTTACACACCTTTGGCGAATATAATAATTCATAGGTTCATGTCCAAGTagtataattttgtagaaagtCATCACACAAAATGTGGTCCCTAATTTCAGTAGTATCCAATCTCTTCTCATTCAAACAATTAGTGTAAGAACAAATAAACCTCATTGCATCAAACACTACTACCAACATTATGTTACAATAATTTGAATAAGTTCTTCTACTTCTCTCTCATACTCATATCTTATGTGTGCTCAATTAATCTAATCTTGACTCATACATATGTTTTGTACATTATCATTAACATTAAGTATTCCCTAAATGCATGTAAATATCATCTTATTTTCAATCAAAGGTGTGATTGTATCCCATTCATGAAGATTCCATCTTTTTATAGTTGATTAATgcataaattttaatcaatataacttttttttagtatttcacATTAACTTTCAagtcaaacaaaaattaaagtgataatcaaccaaaattaaatatgtaactAAAATCTATGTAAATTGCAATTAATTGAACgtgaaatatatgaaatatagaTTAATATACACAAGCTAATAGACTACTAAAAATTAACAATCTTTCCAAACTATCTAATTATGCtatcaagattcaatacattactttatctcatttttgtttttatacatAAGAAATCATGACACTAAAAAAAGTGTTATTTTGTAGAGGGTTTTATTTCAAGTTACGAGAGTTTTTACCCTCTGCAAATTAATTTGTGGGGTTTCTTAAACCTCTATAGTTATATTCGCTACACCTTTTCCATGGAGGTTCATGGTGACCTTTAGTATCTGATTTATAACGTGGGGGGTTTTAAATTTTCCTATTGGtgactattattttgtagagGTTTGAAACCTCTTTTATCTGCAACTATTGTATTAAAGGGATTTAAAACCtctatttgtattatttattttgtgggtttactactttattttctaatatcttaaatacaataattttgttagtaattagAAACTCTTATACATGACAATGTATGCCACCATTTGAGGTGCTTATAATTTTGTgtcaacaatatttatttg contains:
- the LOC114175241 gene encoding mediator of RNA polymerase II transcription subunit 25-like; the protein is MAEEQPTRRTLLDYSMPNTNNYQGSIVRPPIQANNFEIKPTLLQVIQQNQFGGAGSEDPNSHLENFLAICDTLKINGVSDDAIRLRPFPFSLRDKAKSWLHTQPQGSICTREDMATKFERYKELLRKCPHHALPDWLQVQIFYNGLVPSFKAILDAASGGSFNLKTPEEALETLELMVSNAMNMQFDRQNRKAGVLEVNTLDAILAQNKLLTQQITELTQKLGNMQAKAVNTTSLPCDFCGGMHQNGECQVTQQEAQVNAMGQQQNQFSTNFSNWRSPLNKPWSGSNQPNQPRPPYQYQAQSSNQGNKMSTLESAVEKLTVQTSTFVEQTSNFMNETRTNFKNQEASIRKLENQIGQLSRQISERPPGTFPSDTVPNPKEQCKAIQLRSGRLVENEKKSEVSSEKNAQGDDIVKESEKNEWKNCEEKCEEESEREKNEESEKGKMREYVPTIPFPQRLKKKDQEKQFARFLDVFKKLHINIPFAEALEQMPSYAKFTKDLLSRKRKLQEDETIMLTEECSAIIQQKLPPKLKDP